A genome region from Nerophis lumbriciformis linkage group LG18, RoL_Nlum_v2.1, whole genome shotgun sequence includes the following:
- the LOC133617496 gene encoding protein SPO16 homolog isoform X1: MEESVWTTTIIISTSLQSHDTLRMLRAQQHRIRLSDGVERGTFIFPLAGVAFMLVEPQHLPENLEESGLIEQIKKFAQVHRNCFVLLYAPFNGKRETDTLSLIQQSFFGSNPRVLPVRNNTDILKGMLTIAKATSKPHVERIQDHMALARTHILERSPVWDVLKHFI, translated from the exons AGCCACGACACGCTCAGGATGCTCAGAGCTCAGCAGCACAGAATCAGACTGTCAGACGGCGTCGAGCGTGGAACCTTCATTTTTCCTCTCGCTG GTGTTGCATTCATGCTGGTGGAGCCTCAGCATTTGCCCGAAAATTTGGAAGAGTCAGGACTTATAGAGCAAATAAAGAAGTTTGCGCAGGTGCACCGGAATTGCTTTGTGCTGCTGTATGCTCCTTTCAATGGGAAGAGGGAAACAGACACACTGTCTCTCATTCAGCAAAG CTTCTTCGGCAGCAATCCCAGGGTCTTGCCCGTGCGAAACAACACAGACATTCTCAAAGGAATGCTGACCATTGCAAAG GCCACAAGCAAGCCTCATGTAGAGCGTATCCAGGACCACATGGCTCTGGCTCGCACTCACATCCTGGAAAGAAGCCCTGTGTGGGACGTGCTCAAACACTTCATCTAA